The genomic interval CGGATTTCTGGCCGCCGCGGCGCTCACCGCCTACATGGTCCCCATGGCGATGCGGTTTGACACCGGCCCCGCTTTCGGGAAGCTATTGACCCAGATGCATTCGGCCATCGGCTTAAAGCCGGCTTTCCTGCTCGACATCTTCAATTGGGAGCTGATGGACGCCACATACGGCTTCCTGAACACCATGGGGGCCTTCGCTTTATCGCTGCTGATCTACATCACATACAACCGTTACGGGGCCATCCTGAAGGCCGTCGCATGGAGCGGGGCGGCTTTCACCGCCTTTTTGTACATGAATTTCATCCTCGTGGAGCCCGAATCGTATAAAAAGGGGATCGCCACGGATGAGATAAGGGAAGTATTGTCCCTCGCCGATTTAAGCTCCGTGATAATCACGAACCAGCTGGCGTATCCCGCCAGCGATTATCCACGTGAATTCAGGAACGTGCTGTATCCGGCGATCATGGGGCACAGGTTTTACGCATCCAACCTTCTTTTTCTGAATTACCAGTCAGTTGGCGACTTTAACAGGTTCAAGACGGTGCGCTGGTTCCTGGCGCGCCGCTTCGACGGGCAAAACGTCCGGTTCATGCGGGAGATGGGGATCAGATATGTATTCATAGACAAACAGGCCCCATACGAGATAAACAGGGACGAAATCGGCGGCTACGGCCTGACCGTGGCGGGGGAAAACGGAAGGTACCTGCTGCTCGAGCTTAAAGGCTCCGTGTGATGGCGACAATTTGCTTGCGGAATCCTGCCGCCGGATGGCACACTTCCATGATTGGTTTAACAAGAACAAGTTAGAAGCTGACCCATGATTTCCGTGGTGATACCGGTTTACAACGAAGTGGAGTCATTGACCCCGCTGATGGAAAGGCTTCTGCCCGCAATGGCCGCCATAGGCGAGCCGTACGAGGTGATATTCATCGATGACGGCAGCTCGGACGGGACGGCGCGCGCGCTGGACAATATCGGGGAAAAACAGCGCGGCCTGGTCAAGGTGATCCATTTCCGGACAAACATGGGCAAATCCGCCGCGTTGCAGGCCGGTTTTGACGAATCGGCAGGCGAGCTGATCGTGATGATGGACGGCGACCTGCAGGACCAGCCCGAGGAGATAAACAAGCTCCTTGCCGCCTTGCGCGAAAAGAACCTGGACATGGTGACAGGATGGAAGGCCAACAGGATGGACCCCATCTCCAAAACATTCCCGTCCAAGTTCTTCAACCGGATGCTCAACAGGCTGTCCGGGCTTTCAATACATGATTTTAACTGCGGCCTGAAGGCCTTCAAGCGTGAGTGCCTCACAAGTTTCACCCTGTATGGCCAGCTGCACAGGTTCATCCTCGTGCTGGCCGCGCACCGGGGTTTTAAGGTCGGCGAAGTCCCGGTGATCCACGCCCCGCGCCTTTACGGCGTCTCAAAATACGGGGTGAAGCGGTTCTATCACGGAATCATGGACATATTGACGGTGTTCTTCATCACCCGTTATCTGGAGTCGCCCCTTTATTTCTTCGGGATATACGGCGTCACTTCGATGCTGGTGGCCGTTCCCATCGGGGCGTACTTCCTAATCATGCACTTCCTGTCGTTCGGATGGGCCGATCCGCGCTGGAGGCTCACCGAACATCCCATATGGATAGTCTCCCCGATACTTTTCCTGCTTGGCCTGATCATGATCTTTTTCGGGCTTATCGGCGAGCTTATAACCTACCACCTTATTTCTTCCGGGCGCAGCGGCCCGCATCAGGTGAAACGTCCTCCGGCGGATTGATGAAAGACATCGAGGATCAGATCACCTTTGTGGCGGGGTCCGTGGAGCGGCTGCTCTCCCAGATGGACCATGATCCGCTGTCGCCCACATACGGATGCATGAGTCTTTCGTATTGGCGCGACAAGACATCCGACGTTGCCGACGCGCGCAGGCAGGAGGCGGCGCTTACTTTTGCGCTGCTGTTCAAAAGAGATTACCCCGGCTCCGGCTGGCGGGGAAGCTCCCGGCTTAGAAATGCCGTCATCGCCGCCATATCTTTCTGGCGCCAAAGCCAGTACTCCGACGGATCATTGGACGAGTGGTACAAGGGGGAGAGGGCCTTCGCCGCCGCCGCGTTCACCACTTTTGCGATGGCCCGGACGCTGGAGGTGATGGGAGACGACCTGCCCGAAGAGGTCCTGCTTATGGCCAGGGAGGGGCTTGAGCTTTCCGCCGGATGGCTCACGCGGCGAAACGACCTGTTCAAGACCAACCACCAGGCGGTGGGGGTGGCGGCGCTGGCATTCGCGGCAAAGGCGCTGGGAAACGAGCGCCTGACGGTTGCGGCCAAGGAAAAACTTGATTCCATAATCGCCGTCCAGACACCGGAAGGGTGGTTCCCCGAAGTGGGGCACATGGACCCGGGCTACACGTTCCTGACCGTGGAATACGTGGCCATGGCCATGGACCTTTGGGACGACTGGTCGCAGGTTGGGCCATTCGTGAAAGCGTACGATTTCGCGTGCGAATGGGTCCATCCCGATTTACGGCTTGGCGAGGAGTATGGAGTGTGCCACAACCCGTATGTTTCCCGGATCGCGGCGATACTGATGGAACCGCATTCGGGGAGGGCGGAATTCCTCCGCGGCGAGTTCGCCGGAAAGGCCGCCGGATTCGAAAGCTACAAAAACACCCTTGGCGACGAATTGAGGCTTTCACGCTGGGCGTACCAGCCGCTGCTCGCCCATTACTACGCCTTAAAGACGCTCCGCGCGCCCAGGAAACAATCGGAGGAACCGCCCCTTTTCGGCCACTCCTCGGACAGACGGATGTACAAATCCGCCAACATCGGCTGGTTCTCGGGAAAGAATTACACCGCCGTTTTCGCGCCGGCCGCCGGGGGCCTTGTGAGGATATTCAACTCCGAAAACCTGAAGCAGACCGCCGATTTCGGCTATGCGATAAAACTGGACGATGGCATGGCCACGAACCTGACCTACAACAGGAGCCTCCCTTATATCGAAGAGGGAGGGGCGATGTCCACCAAGGCGCCGGTGAGCGCCGTTAAAAAGTTCATGCCTTCATTCGCCGCCAGGGTGGGCCTGAGGCTGGCCTGCTCCACCGCCACAGGGTCGCGGCTGGCGAGGATGGCGATAGACAAGGTGCGCGAAAGGAAGGGGACGGCCCTCAACCAGTCCTCCGCCAACCTTGCCGCAAACGGCGCGGACATAACGTTACGAAGGGTCGTCACCCCGTCTGAAACGTCCGTTGAGGTGGAGGACGAGCTTTTGTTCGGAGAAGCCGCAGGTCTGGACAACATCATGTTCTATCATTCCTCAGGCTTTGAACCGGAACTTTCGCAGGTGGCCGCTCCCGGCGCCCCGGCCGGCGCAAAGATCGTCAGGCTTTGCGTCACAAGGCGGTATGACGTGGTCTTCGCCGACATTAAATCGTCCGTGGTAAAGATAACCATCGAGTAACCGTATCCAGCCATGTGCGGAATCACCGCGCTTATCAGCGAAGACGAGGCGGACCACGCCCTTTTCGGAAAGGCGACGGACCTGCTTGCCCACCGCGGGCCGGACAACCGTGGCGCAAAACGCGAAGGTGGGGTGGCCCTGGGGCATCGCAGGCTGTCCATCCTCGACCTCTCCCCGGCCGGCGCCCAGCCGATGACCAACGAGACCGGGGACATTTGGATAGTGTGCAACGGCGAGATATACAACTACCAGGACTTGAGCCGGCGGCTTAAATCGCGCGGGCATGTCTTCCGCTCCAAAAGCGACAGCGAGACCCTCGTCCACCTTTACGAAGAATACGGCGAAAGCTTTGTGGAGCATGTCAACGGCATGTTCGCTTTCGTATTGTGGGACGGGCGGGCAAAGAAGCTTCTGGCGGCGGTGGACCGCTTTGGAAAAAAACCGCTTTATTACGCGCGGTCCGGAGCGAAGATTGCGATGGCTTCGGAGCTCAAGTCGCTCCTGCTCTTCGATTGGGTCGGGCGCGACATAAATCCGGACGCGGTGGACCGCTATCTTTCCATGCGCTACGTCCCGGCGCCGATGACCATAATAAAATCGTCCAGCAAGTTGGAGCCGGCCACCATGCTTGTGTGGGAAGCGGGCGATATCAAGGTGCGGCGATATTGGAGCCCGGCCGCCGGACAGATCGCGTTTGACGCGGCCGCGGTGGACCGTTTCGAGGGGCTCTTTTCCGACGCGGTGGGCATAAGGCTCCAGAGTGACGTGCCGCTGGGGGTTTACTTAAGCGGCGGGGTGGACTCGGCTGCGGTGGCGGGGATGATGAAACGGCTGTCCGAAGGCCGGCGCGTATCGTACACATTGAGCGTGGACTACAAGTACGACGAGAAGGAAAAGGCGCGCAGGATCGCCGAATATCTTGATTTTGAATTCAACCCGGTGACGGTGGGGCAGGACGATTTCGGGAAAATGCGGGAGATCGCCTACCACCTGGACGAGCCGTTCGGCGACATGCTCTGCCTGCCTGCGTACCTGCTGGCCAGGGAGGCCAAACGCAAATTGACGGTGGTGCTCACAGGCGACGGGGCGGACGAGATATTCAACGGCTATTTCCACCAGCGGCTCATGGAAAAATGGCGGAGGATGGGGGCGCTTTTCCGCGCGCCCATGGCCGGCCCTTTCCTTTCAAATGCGGCCGGCGCCGTGCCGCTTGCGGTGTTCAACAGCCTGTTCGATTATCCGGACCGGGTGGGGCCCAGGGAGCGGCTGAAGATTTCCCAAATGCTGGAAGGCTGCTCAAGCTTCGGCGGATTCTACGAGGGGATAACGTCCTGCTTCACCGCCCAGGATAAAAACGCGGCATACACCGGAGAATTCCGGCGTTCGGTGGGCGCCGGGCCGTGGAGCGGGCAGATACAGCGCGATTGGGCCGGGATCACGGCAGGCTCTTTTTATTCACGCCTAAGTGTGCTAGATTTGAAATATTGGATTCCATTCAGTGTGTTGTACAGGTTGGACAAGATGAACATGGCCCACGCCGTGGAGACCAGGAGCCCCTTCCTGGACTATCGG from Nitrospinota bacterium carries:
- a CDS encoding glycosyltransferase family 2 protein, with translation MISVVIPVYNEVESLTPLMERLLPAMAAIGEPYEVIFIDDGSSDGTARALDNIGEKQRGLVKVIHFRTNMGKSAALQAGFDESAGELIVMMDGDLQDQPEEINKLLAALREKNLDMVTGWKANRMDPISKTFPSKFFNRMLNRLSGLSIHDFNCGLKAFKRECLTSFTLYGQLHRFILVLAAHRGFKVGEVPVIHAPRLYGVSKYGVKRFYHGIMDILTVFFITRYLESPLYFFGIYGVTSMLVAVPIGAYFLIMHFLSFGWADPRWRLTEHPIWIVSPILFLLGLIMIFFGLIGELITYHLISSGRSGPHQVKRPPAD
- the asnB gene encoding asparagine synthase (glutamine-hydrolyzing), encoding MCGITALISEDEADHALFGKATDLLAHRGPDNRGAKREGGVALGHRRLSILDLSPAGAQPMTNETGDIWIVCNGEIYNYQDLSRRLKSRGHVFRSKSDSETLVHLYEEYGESFVEHVNGMFAFVLWDGRAKKLLAAVDRFGKKPLYYARSGAKIAMASELKSLLLFDWVGRDINPDAVDRYLSMRYVPAPMTIIKSSSKLEPATMLVWEAGDIKVRRYWSPAAGQIAFDAAAVDRFEGLFSDAVGIRLQSDVPLGVYLSGGVDSAAVAGMMKRLSEGRRVSYTLSVDYKYDEKEKARRIAEYLDFEFNPVTVGQDDFGKMREIAYHLDEPFGDMLCLPAYLLAREAKRKLTVVLTGDGADEIFNGYFHQRLMEKWRRMGALFRAPMAGPFLSNAAGAVPLAVFNSLFDYPDRVGPRERLKISQMLEGCSSFGGFYEGITSCFTAQDKNAAYTGEFRRSVGAGPWSGQIQRDWAGITAGSFYSRLSVLDLKYWIPFSVLYRLDKMNMAHAVETRSPFLDYRVVEMALNLEDSGKISGKGNKIILRKLIERLYPPELREKGKQAFYMPVTGENRKRFRDWAASLLGAKRIEARGFFRQPYVDGLFEAYDGGSMLATRQLTALGMLELWFDVFGQKGR